A DNA window from Thermodesulfobacteriota bacterium contains the following coding sequences:
- a CDS encoding methyltransferase domain-containing protein, protein MPTPVHNAAAPDKETGFSWGRFFECRTEVRKRFPSVYKLEIKKKRSDIVMEGLKETGTGKILDVGASDRGLAEKVKKVYPSVVYKSMDVDRAGAHDYYSLDEVDDKFDVAVLSEVIEHLSFDDGMELLGKIRGVLVPGGRIVVSTPNMHHPNRWWMDSDHRTAYSYEVLGAALLAAGFEVEKIYRVYNDQFLKRLIRLYITAPLHRYLDVDFAKSVVVVGVRPGKP, encoded by the coding sequence ATGCCGACGCCAGTGCATAACGCGGCCGCGCCCGATAAGGAAACCGGATTCAGCTGGGGCCGGTTTTTCGAGTGCCGGACGGAGGTAAGGAAGCGTTTCCCTTCGGTCTATAAGCTCGAGATAAAGAAGAAGCGCTCGGACATAGTGATGGAAGGGTTGAAGGAGACGGGAACGGGAAAAATTCTCGACGTCGGCGCCTCGGACAGGGGGCTAGCGGAAAAGGTGAAGAAGGTCTATCCCTCGGTTGTCTATAAGAGCATGGACGTCGACAGGGCCGGGGCCCATGACTACTACAGCCTCGACGAGGTGGACGATAAGTTCGACGTGGCCGTCCTCTCAGAGGTCATAGAGCACTTGAGCTTCGACGATGGGATGGAGCTTTTAGGGAAGATAAGGGGTGTGCTCGTGCCGGGCGGCAGGATAGTAGTAAGCACCCCGAACATGCACCACCCCAACAGGTGGTGGATGGACTCCGACCACAGGACGGCGTACAGCTACGAGGTCCTGGGCGCGGCGCTCCTTGCGGCCGGTTTCGAGGTGGAGAAGATATACCGCGTATATAACGACCAGTTCCTCAAGCGCCTTATAAGGCTCTATATAACGGCCCCCCTCCACCGCTACCTTGA
- a CDS encoding Trm112 family protein: MAVDEELLSMIACPRCKGEVKLNKAGDGLVCEECRLVYPVKDDIPVMLADEAIELD, encoded by the coding sequence ATGGCCGTAGACGAAGAACTGCTATCCATGATTGCCTGCCCCCGGTGTAAGGGAGAGGTGAAGCTTAACAAGGCCGGTGACGGACTGGTGTGCGAGGAGTGCCGCCTCGTCTACCCCGTAAAGGACGACATACCGGTCATGCTCGCCGACGAGGCGATAGAGCTCGATTAG
- a CDS encoding lysylphosphatidylglycerol synthase transmembrane domain-containing protein — protein sequence MMKKILVASAKIGVSAGLLYFLFRKSDIGAFRETVSSLDVRTVLLAALIFLGTQCVATYRWSTVLKKDVRIPYPKLLSVYMIGMFFNNFLPTIVGGDIIKGYYLYRDTGKGDVSFASILMDRYSGYTALMFITLVALVPGYVLIKGTGLPLFFLLLVGGYLLASFFLWVDTLHAWLVRLLAKVRLFDLNEKIDKFYNVLMSYKGHPGILLRIFLLSLVVQLGVIASYVVLGRGLGIDVPVGYYFLFIPLATTVSMMPVSLAGLGLREGAFVFLFAKAGVAQEQALGLSLVWFAIVVAISLVGGVEYVRAGGKKGKEGKKFGPEAEGQKTD from the coding sequence ATGATGAAAAAGATCCTCGTGGCCTCGGCGAAGATAGGGGTAAGCGCCGGCCTTCTCTACTTCCTCTTCAGAAAGTCGGACATCGGGGCGTTCCGGGAGACGGTCTCGTCCCTGGACGTCCGGACGGTGCTCCTCGCCGCCCTTATATTCCTCGGCACGCAGTGCGTTGCGACCTACCGGTGGTCTACCGTACTTAAGAAGGACGTCCGCATACCGTACCCGAAGCTGCTTTCCGTATACATGATAGGGATGTTCTTCAATAACTTCCTGCCCACCATAGTGGGCGGGGACATTATAAAGGGCTACTACCTGTACAGGGATACCGGCAAGGGGGACGTCTCGTTCGCCTCCATACTCATGGACAGGTACTCGGGCTATACCGCACTCATGTTCATAACGCTCGTGGCGCTGGTGCCCGGGTACGTGCTTATAAAGGGTACCGGGCTTCCGCTCTTCTTCCTGCTGCTCGTGGGAGGCTACCTCCTGGCGAGCTTTTTCCTGTGGGTGGATACCCTGCACGCCTGGCTCGTGCGCCTTCTCGCGAAGGTACGTCTCTTCGACCTGAACGAAAAGATAGACAAGTTCTATAATGTGCTCATGAGTTACAAGGGCCACCCCGGGATACTGCTAAGGATATTTCTTCTCTCGCTGGTGGTCCAGCTGGGGGTCATCGCGAGCTACGTCGTGCTCGGCCGGGGGCTGGGTATCGACGTGCCGGTCGGCTACTACTTCCTCTTCATACCGCTCGCAACGACGGTGTCCATGATGCCGGTCTCGCTGGCCGGCCTCGGCCTAAGGGAGGGGGCGTTCGTCTTTCTCTTTGCGAAGGCCGGTGTCGCACAGGAGCAGGCCCTGGGCCTGTCGCTTGTTTGGTTCGCGATAGTGGTGGCGATAAGCCTCGTGGGAGGCGTTGAGTACGTAAGGGCCGGCGGGAAAAAAGGGAAAGAAGGAAAAAAGTTCGGCCCCGAGGCGGAGGGCCAAAAAACAGACTGA
- a CDS encoding glycosyltransferase family 2 protein: MARSVSIVIPVYEEAESLPHLYDSLKKVMDGLGRTYEIIFVDDGSRDSTADVLEGIQAGDDSVVVVAFRRNFGQTAALAAGFDHARYDVVVTMDADLQNDPEDIPKLLEKIKEFDIVSGWRKERKDPFLSRRLPSMAANWLISKVTGVELHDYGCTLKAYRAEVIKDVKLYGEMHRFLPAIASWVGAEITEVETTHHPRRFGRSKYGISRTVRVILDLITVKFLQSFSTRPIHAFGPAGLAMGGAGFLVSLYLSYEKIILGESIGGRPLLLLGILLIILGVQLVVMGLLGEMLARVYHESQNKPVYVVKKVLGG, translated from the coding sequence ATGGCCAGGTCCGTATCGATAGTCATACCGGTCTACGAAGAGGCGGAAAGTCTGCCGCATCTCTACGACTCGCTCAAGAAGGTCATGGACGGCCTCGGGAGGACGTACGAGATTATCTTCGTGGACGACGGGAGCAGGGACTCCACCGCGGACGTGCTCGAAGGGATACAGGCGGGCGATGACAGCGTTGTGGTGGTAGCCTTCAGGAGGAATTTTGGCCAGACTGCGGCACTCGCCGCCGGCTTCGACCACGCCAGATACGACGTGGTCGTCACCATGGACGCGGACCTGCAGAACGACCCGGAAGACATACCCAAATTACTCGAAAAGATAAAGGAGTTCGACATAGTGAGCGGCTGGAGGAAGGAGCGGAAAGACCCGTTCCTTTCGAGGAGGCTCCCGTCGATGGCGGCCAACTGGCTCATATCGAAGGTAACGGGCGTCGAGCTGCACGACTACGGCTGTACCTTGAAGGCCTACCGCGCGGAGGTCATAAAGGACGTAAAACTCTACGGGGAGATGCACCGCTTCCTGCCGGCCATAGCGAGCTGGGTCGGCGCGGAGATAACCGAGGTGGAGACCACCCACCACCCCCGGCGCTTCGGCCGTTCGAAGTACGGGATATCGAGGACCGTAAGGGTGATACTGGACCTCATAACGGTAAAGTTCCTGCAGAGCTTCTCGACGCGTCCCATCCACGCCTTCGGGCCCGCAGGGCTCGCGATGGGAGGGGCTGGCTTCCTCGTCTCGCTCTACCTGAGCTACGAAAAGATTATCCTGGGGGAGTCCATAGGGGGGAGGCCGCTCCTTCTGCTCGGTATATTGCTTATAATCCTCGGGGTGCAGCTCGTGGTGATGGGGCTCCTGGGCGAGATGCTGGCAAGGGTCTATCACGAGTCGCAGAATAAGCCCGTATACGTCGTAAAAAAGGTGCTCGGCGGATGA
- a CDS encoding lysophospholipid acyltransferase family protein: MKDFPVYLVVMALVWFVNLLPEGAALTLGRAVGGLAFRLGGERRKMVIKNIKTAFKGEKTEEEMEAIARASYGNLGMSVVEFARLKKLDMRRVEESITFEGLENLKEAVGKGKGVVFLTAHLGSWEMLGPALTTKGYRGSSLVRPLDNGYLDVFVEGQRTMFGNSVIPRKNALRKMLEILRGGGNLGILLDQRSSRRDGVEVEFFGRPAPTSKGLAAVVMKTGSPVVPVFILRENGRKQRVIADMPVEAVLTGDREADIKENTRRFTSAIEKFVRLYPDQWLWLHSRWERRPSKRREKANADASA, from the coding sequence ATGAAAGATTTCCCGGTCTATCTCGTCGTGATGGCGCTCGTGTGGTTTGTAAACCTCCTGCCCGAAGGCGCGGCCTTAACCCTCGGGAGGGCGGTCGGAGGGCTGGCCTTCCGTCTCGGGGGGGAGAGACGGAAGATGGTAATAAAAAACATAAAGACCGCCTTCAAGGGGGAGAAGACCGAAGAGGAGATGGAGGCTATCGCGCGTGCCTCCTACGGGAACCTCGGCATGTCCGTGGTCGAGTTCGCGCGGCTCAAGAAGCTCGACATGCGCCGGGTGGAGGAGAGTATAACCTTCGAGGGGTTGGAAAATCTGAAGGAGGCCGTCGGAAAAGGGAAGGGAGTTGTCTTCCTGACGGCGCACCTGGGGAGCTGGGAGATGTTGGGCCCCGCCCTGACCACAAAAGGCTACAGGGGGAGCAGCCTCGTGCGCCCGCTCGATAACGGGTACCTGGACGTCTTCGTCGAAGGGCAGAGGACTATGTTCGGTAACTCCGTGATACCGAGGAAGAACGCATTGCGGAAGATGCTGGAAATACTGAGGGGGGGCGGCAACCTCGGGATACTACTCGACCAGCGCTCCTCGAGGAGGGACGGGGTCGAGGTGGAGTTCTTCGGGAGGCCAGCGCCGACGAGTAAGGGGCTTGCCGCCGTGGTCATGAAGACCGGCTCACCCGTGGTCCCGGTATTCATCTTGAGGGAGAACGGACGGAAGCAAAGGGTCATAGCCGACATGCCGGTGGAAGCGGTTCTGACCGGCGACAGGGAGGCCGACATAAAAGAGAACACCCGGAGGTTCACCTCCGCGATAGAGAAGTTCGTAAGACTATACCCCGACCAGTGGCTATGGCTTCATTCGAGGTGGGAGAGAAGGCCGTCGAAGAGGAGGGAGAAAGCGAATGCCGACGCCAGTGCATAA